CCGTTGGTGTGCAGCGTCTCGCCCAACACGGTGACACCGAGCGTCGATCCGACGACCGGCTCGGCGACGGTCACCGCTGGAAGCGACGCGGTGAGTGGGCCGGCCCGAAACGCCGATTGCTCCCAGGCGGTGGCCGCGATCGCCAGCACGATCCACACGTACAACTCGGGTGTGCGTAACAACGCCGGGATGCCGCGGTCGAGTTGGTCGACGACGCCCTTGGTCACGACCGAAAACAGCCCCCACAGCGAACCGGACAACAGGCCCAGCAACAGCGCGGCGACCCGTCCCGGGAACATTCGCGCGCCGATCACACACAGGATCAGGACCGGGCCCATGACCAGCGCCACGATGGTCCAGGTCTGCACCGACCCGCGTGGCATGCCGGCCTGAGGGTCGCCGACCGTGAGGATCACCGCGACCGCCGCCACCAGCAGCATGGCCCAAAACCCTTGCCGCCGTGTGACTCTGCGGTGATTCGCCCTCGCGCTGATGACCAACGCGAACAGCAGCGAGGTCACCAACAGCGCTTGGACCAGCACCACCGAACCCACGCCCAGCGCCGCGGCCTGAAACCCGAAGCCGGCCGCGGCCACGAGGCTGCCCGCCCACCATCGGCGATCGCGCAGGAGCCGGCGAAACAGCGCGACGGTGCCGACCGGTTGGTCGGTGACCCGCTGAGCGGATCGCTGCTGGACGGCATCCCCGACGCCGACCATCAAGGCGGCCGCCACCGCGAGCGCCACTGCTATGCCTGTCGTGCCCACTGGTCCTTCCCTCGACCGTCAACCGCTTGCGCCGCAACGGCTTTGCGGCAGTGGCTTCGTGGCGCACCGGTCACAGGCGCACCACGCGTCCCTCTGCCGGGCGACAGGCGGTCAGCTCGCGCGCCGGATCTTGAGCGCGGTGGTGATCATGGGAATCTGCAGCGGCAGCCGGGCCAGGGCGAAGACCCGCATCGCCCACGGCTTGTCCCACCACAGCCGGACCATGTTGACGTTGCCCGGGAAGACCCCGACGAACAGGGCGACGGCGGCCAGCGCCGCGGCTCGCCGGGTGCGCCGCGGCACCAGCAGCGCCCCGATCGTCAGCTCGGCCACTCCCGATCCGTAGGTGTAGAACCGCGGGCTGCCGGGCAGCTCGACGGGAATGATCGAGTCGAACGGCTTGGGCGCCACGAAGTGCAGGGTGCCGATGCCGAGCAGCATCGCCGCGACACGGTAGGCGAGTTGCTGGGTGGCGTCACGGCCGGCGACGGGTCTGATTGTCATGAAGACATTGTGCCCATTGCCGCCATCGGTTACGCGCGGTCGGCGTCGGTGAAACGGATGACGCCGCGAATGTTGCGCCCCTCGAGCATGTCGCGGTAGCCGTCGTTGATCTGCTCGAGGGTGTACTCGCGCGTGACCATGTCGTCGAGGTTGAGCTGTCCCAGCGTGTACATCTCGAGGATCGCCGGAATGTCGTACTGGGGATTGCCGCCACCAAAAATGCTGCCCTGCAAGCTCTTCTGCAGCAGCGAGAGTCCCGCAAGGTTGAGGGTGACCTCGTTGGCCTGCACGCTGGCCATGCCGGTGAGGCAGCACACCCCGCCCTTGGCCGTCAGCCCCATCCACGACTCGACGTCTTTGCCTTCCACGTGGCCCACGGTGACGATCACCTTGTGGCACATCATGCCTCGGGTCGCCTCGGCGATGCCGGCCGCGGCGCTGCCCACGTCGGCGAAAGAAGCTGTGGCGCCGAACTTGAGCGCCTGCTCGCGCTTCCATTCGTAGGGGTCGACGGCGAAGATGCGTCGGGCCCCGGCGATGCGGGCGCCCTGCAGCGCGGCGACGCCGACGCCGCCGATGCCGATGACGGCGACATCCTCGCCCGGCGCGACCGCCGCGCTGCGTACCGCCGAGCCGTAGCCGGTGGTCACCCCGCAGCCCACCAGGCAGGCCACGTCGAACGGGATCGCGGGGTCGATCTTGACCACCGAGGTCTGGTGCACCACCACATAGGGCGCGAACGTGCCCAGCAGTGACATCGGGATGACGTCGCGGCCCCGCGCGGTGACGCGAAACGATCCGTCGGAGACCGATTGGCCCGACAGCAGGCCCATGCCCAGGTCGCACAGGTTGCGCAGCCCTGTCTGGCACGGCGTGCACTTGCCGCAGGACGGGATGAACGACATGACCACGTGATCGCCGACGGCCAGGTGCTCGACACCATCGCCGACCTCGGTGATGATGCCGGCGCCCTCGTGGCCGCCCAGCACCGGGAAGCTGGGGATGGGAAAGTCACCGGTCAGCAGGTGGTGGTCGGAGTGGCACAGGCCAGCCGTCTCCAACTGCACCGTCACCTCGCCGTGGCGGGGTTCGCCGATCTCGATCTCGTCGATCACCCAGGGTTCGTTGAGGTCCCAGACCAGGGCGCCTTTGGTTTTCAACGGGGAGGCCTCCTGAAACGTGTACTAACCGCTTAATTGTTAGCGCGGTCACAGACCGGCCCCCACCGAACTTAGACCAATACTATTGTCTATACAGTATTTGAAACGATTCGCCGCGACTGAACGCCGCCAGACCGCTCGAGGTGCAGAACATGGGTACACCCGTAATCGTCGGAGCCGTTCGAACGGCGATCGGCCGTTCCTTCAAGGGAACGCTCGTCAACACGCCGCCCGAGACGCTGATCACCGCGGTGCTTCCCGAGGTGGTGCGCCGCTCCGGTGTCGACCCGGCCGCCATCGACGACATCATCTTCGCCGAATCTCATTACGGCGGTGGCGATCTGGCGCGCTATGCGGCCACGGCGACGGGCCTCGAGCACGTCCCCGGCCAATCGGTCAACCGGCACTGCGCGGGCAGCCTCACCGCGATCGGCAACGCGGCGGCGCAGATCGGCTCCGGCATGGAGCGGGTGCTGATCGCCGGCGGCGTGCAGTCGCTGTCGATGACGCCGCTGACCAACTGGCGGATCCCCGGGCCCGAGCTGAAGTTCGAGGAGCGCTGGATGCCACCCACGCACGTCGAGACGCCCGACGCGCCGGCGAAGGACATGTCGATCACCGTCGGCTGGAACACCGCACAGACGGTGGGCATCACGCGCGAGGAAATGGACGCCTGGGCTGCCCGCTCGCACCAGCGCGCCGTCGCGGCCCAGGATGCGGGCAAGTTCGTCGACGAGATCCTGCCGCTGAAGATCTCCCAGGCGGACGGCTCGGTCATCGAGTTCGCCGTCGACGAGCACCCCCGCCGCGACACCACCGTCGAAAAGCTCGCCGGGCTCAAGGTGTTGCACCCCGAGATCGAGGGCTTCTCGATCACGGCGGGCAACAGCAGCGGCACCAACGACGCCGCGGCCGCGGTCGCGCTGGTGGACCGCGAGTACGCCGACGCCGAAAAGCTCAACGTGATGGGCACGGTCAGGGCGTGGGCCGCCGCGGGCGTGCCGCCGCGGGACTGCGGTCTGGGTGCGGTCAAGGTCATCGGCAAGGCGCTGCAGCGCGCCGGGTTGTCCCCCGGCGACGTGGCGCTGTGGGAGATCAACGAGGCGTTCGCGTCCGTGCCGATCGCGGCGTGCCGCGAATACGGCCTCGACGAGGAGAAGGTGAACTTCTCCGGCAGCGGCTGCAGCCTCGGCCACCCCATCGCGGCCTCCGGGGCGCGCATGGTGACCACGCTGGCCTACGAGCTGGCCCGTCGCGGCGGCGGCATCGGCGTCGCGGCGATGTGTGCCGGCGGCGGCCAGGGCGGCGCTGTGGTCATCGAGGTCTAGCGGCGATCGCGAGGGCAGCGAAGCTGGGCGAAGCGGGTCGCCGCCATCAGGTCTAGCGGCGATCGCGAGGGCAGCGAAGCTGGGCGAAGCGGGTCGCCGCCATCAGGTCTAGCGGCGATCGCGAGGGCAGCGAAGCTGGGCGAAGCGGGTCGCCGCCATCAGGTCTAGCGGCGTCAGTTACAGAACGTGTAGCCGATGAACTGGGTGCCGCGCGTGTCGCCGCTGGCGTAGTTGGCGAAGTGCACCGCCGGTTTTCCGTCGTACTGGGTGTTCATCGGCTGAACGGTCGGTGGTGGAACGTCTTTGGGGAACGCCAGGATCATGTCGGCGAAGATCTCCAGCCCGACCTGGCAGATGGCTTCGCGCCGCGGCGGCTGCGGATTCCATGCGTGCACGACGACCGGCTCGGTCAGCTGAGTTCCGGTCGCGCAGTTCGGGTCGCAGAGCTTGAACACGGCGGTGCCGGTCCCGTCGGCGCCCTGCGGCCCCCAGGAGTTCCACGACATGTCCTGCAGCGCAACGGCTACGCTGGCGCACCCGAGAACGTTGAGTTTCTTGGGACGCGCGACCGGCGGGACGGATGGGTTGTAGCAGCCCGGGATGGCGAAGCTCTCCGGCGCCGCCGGCGGTGGGCTCGTCGGACCCGTCGCGCTGTGATTGTCTCCGGTTAGCCGCACCCCCACGAAGGCCACTGCCCCGACCAGGACGACCGCCACGATGCCGATCGCGATCCAGCGCCCCCGCGAGCTGTGCCGCAACCGCCTCGATGATCCGACGTTGGCCTTGCCGCTCACGTCCACCAGATTACGGACGAATTTCTCGTCGGGGGGGGTGGTGCCCCGCCGCAGCTTCTCAGGGTAAAGTTGGTCATCACTGCCAACTTATTAAGGATTCCGTGGAGACGCCGATGAATGACCATGATCTGGCCGCGCGGCTGGCCACCGACGCCGGTCAGCTGTTGCTCGGGGTCCGGCAAGACTTCGCCGACGCGGAAGCGAGCGAACGGAAAGCGGCGGGGGACAAGCGATCCCACGACTTTCTGATGGCGGCGCTCACCGCGGAGCGCCCCGGTGACGCGGTGCTGTCCGAGGAGGGCGCCGACAACCCGGTGCGGTTGAGCTCCGAGCGGGTCTGGATCGTCGACCCGCTGGACGGGACGCGGGAATTCTCCGAGCTCGGACGTGACGACTGGGCGGTGCACGTCGCCCTGTGGGAGGCCGGCGAGCTGGTCGCCGGCGCCGTCGCCCTGCCGGCGCAGGGCATCACGTTTGCCACTCCCGACATCGCCTCGCCGCCCGCGGCGCCGGGCAAGCCGCGCATCGTGGTCTCGCGCACCCGCCCGCCCGCCATCGCGCTGAACGTCCGGGACGCCTTAGACGGTGTGCTGGTGGAAATGGGTTCGGCCGGCGCCAAGGTGGCCTCGATCGTCCAGGGCTTGTCCGATGTGTACGTGCACGCCGGCGGGCAATACGAATGGGACTCCGCGGCCCCGGTGGCGGTGGCCCGCGCCGCCGGGCTGCACACCTCCCGCATCGACGGATCCGCCCTGGCCTACAACCAGCCCGACCCGAAGCTGCCGGATCTCGTGGTGTGCCGTCCCGAACTCGCGGAAGCCGTACTCGCGGTTACTCGCTGACAGCTGTGTGTGCCGCCGCATGAGGCCTTGACTCATCCTCATGAGGCGGCGACAATCAGATCTTACATCATTTGTAACGCTGTATAATTCCTTTCGGGAAATGGATCAGTGACTGATCTCCAAGTGCGCCGGCCCAAGTTCGATTTCACGGATGATGTTCCGTGGGTGTGGCACCCGCAGAATCCCGCGTTCTCCTTCTTCATGAACGCGACGTCGATCATCGCGATCGGTTTCGAGCAGATGCTCGTGGCGGCCGTGCAGGAGGCCAAGCCGGGCATGACCGGCACCGAGGTGGCGGCCGAGGCCACGGCCTTCCTGCGGCAGGAGGCCCAGCACTCCAGCTCGCACCGCAAGCATGTGAACGCCCTCATCAAGCACTACCCGGGGCTGCAGGAGACGTTCGACGACGCGATGGCGTGCTTCGAAGGTCTCACCGACACCGAACCACTCGAATTCCGCCTGGCATACATCGCCGACCTGGAAGCGACGTTCACGCCGTCGTTCAAGCTGATGCTCGACAACGAGGCGACGCTGTTCCGTCCGGGCGATGATCGCGTCGCGTCGCTGTTCTTGTGGCACTTCGTCGAAGAGGTCGAGCACCGCAGCTCGGCGCTGCGGATCTACGACGCGGTGGTGGGCGACAGCTGGTACCGCATCCGGGCCCTGCCCGCGGTCGTGCGGCACCTGCTGCGCGTCATGTCGGTGATCGCCGACGGCGTGAACGCCCATGTGCCCCTGGCGGATCGGAGAGTCGACGCGCGAACGTTGCTGCCCGCCTACGGTGCCGCGCACAACATCAAACGCAAACTTGCCCCGGGCAGCCACCGCCACGACGTGCCGTCGGCCTTCGCCGCCGTGCCCCGCAAGCAGATACTCGTGGCCGCCGGACGGGTGCTCCTGAGCCAAACCCCGTTCCACAAGCCGGAACACGAGCCCTTGCCACGCTTCGCCGATCGCTGGTTCCGGCGCTGGGACGACGGCGGCGACGTCACCCGCTGGTACACCTCCGCCGCGACCGGCTAGGTCAGGGCGACGTCGCCGGCGTGACGAATCGCTCCACGTAGGGGGCGAACCGCTGGCGCAGGTCGTCCTTGTCCAGGCCCAAGTCTTCGGCGTGGTACTCGACGCTACCCAGTCGTCCGCGCTGGTGGCCGGCCAGATACGCCGCCACGGCCTCCCGCGACTCCGCCGACGGGCGGTAGCCCGCCACAGCCCAGACCCGCTGCACCATCGCGAGGTCGTCGGCCATGAACTCGTCGAAGCGCACGTCGATGGTGCGGTCGGCGGGCAGCCGGTCGTGATCGCGCAGGCACGCGCTGAGCAGCTCGTCGATCCGCGTAATCCAATACTCCGCCACCGTTTTCACGTCGACCTCATCGACGCTCATTCGCATCGTGTAGGTCATCATCGTGGCCATCGAGACCGCCACATCGACGGGATCGCGGTGCGTGACGATGAACGTCGCGTCGGGAAAGACATTGAGAATCGGGACGAACTGCTCGAGGTGCTGGGGCGACTTGAGCACCCAGCGCCGGTCGTAGCCGTCTTGGTGCTGCAGCACCTGCAGCATCATGCGCAGGAATTGGTAGCCGGGAGTCTGGTCGTGGTCGCGCAGGTAATCCGACCAGCGGGGCAGGTGGGTGAGCGTGGTGAAAAAGCCGCTGGAGAAATCCTGGACCATCAGCCCGATGTCCTCGTGGATGTGGTCGATCGTCATCTCGTGCATCAGCGTGAAGTACGGCATCAGCGTGTTGGAGATGTTGAGGGCGTCACCGGTGCGCTGGCGGCGGGGCTCGATGGTGCCCTCTTCTCCCGGCGCGGGCAGCGGTTCCTGGGCCTCCCAGTAGGGCAGGGACCGTAGCGCCGGGTCGGCCGCGAGCAGGCTGTGTAGGTGAGTGGTGCCGGTGCGCGGCAGGCCCGCGATGACCATCGGCGCCGCGATGTCGATGTCGAAGATCTCGGGGTGGCGCTTGAGGTGGTCGATGACGCGCAGCCGGCCCTTGAGGAACGTCAGCATCAGCGAGAACGCGTACGTGCGGCCGAACGCCGTCATGTGTGGCAGTTCGCCGAAGGCCTCCAGCAGCACGGCCATCCGCTCGCGGTAGTCCTGGTCGCCGAAATCGGTCAAACCCGTTTGGGCAGAGGCCTGTTCGTGCAGGGCTTCGGTGGTCAGCGGGCAGTAGTCGGCCATCGCGGCCATGCCGTCGATGATCAGCTGGGCCTCGGGCGTGAACGTCGGCCTGGCCAGGTCGGTGATGTGAATGGCGTCGGTCACGTTCGGACCCTACCGTCGGCGTTACACATTTTACAAGAGACGATACGCTGTATCATATTGCGATGACCACCTCCCCGGCCTCCGCCGCATGGCGCGAACTGCTCACCGCCTTCGCCGATTTCGAGAACCTGTTCCTCGATGGGCCCAAGGCGGTCCGCGGCGAGTTGGCCGTCGCCGAGGGCTATCAGTTCCTCGCCACCATGCTGGGACTGTCGTTGGACGTGACGCTGTTCAGCGACCCGGTGGCGCCGCGATTCCTCGATCTGCTGACGCCGTTTCGCCACGACCGACGTTGGGGTGGGGACAACTCGGACGCGTACTACAGCTACGCCGTGGTCGACCCGCACCGCACCTACCGCGTCAGCGGCACCCCGAACGGCAGCGCCATGTACTCGGTGGCCGTCTACAACGAACCCGAGCCGGGAGCGTGGCCCAACCGCACCCTCGGCGTGCTGTACGACGAGGACATGCCGCTCGACGACGACGGCCGCTTCTCCTGCGTGCTGGGCGCGTCTCGGCCCGTCGGCTACGACGGCCCGTTCATCGACCTCGGCGATGACGGGCACGGGGTGCTCACCCGTGACTACCACGAGGATCCCGCGCGCAGCCGGCGGGTGGACTGGGCGATCGAGGTCATCGATCACGGTGGCCGGCCCGTTGCTCCGGCGAAAACCGAAGAGTCCGTGGCGCACTCGCTGCGGTCGGCGCTGCGCTACGCCCAGGACATGTTCGCCCTCGTGCCGCTCGTGCTGCAGGAGCGCAAGCCGGCGGAACTGGCCGACGGGCAGAATCTGTTCCACAACACGTTCGCGCCCCCCTATCGCGCCGGCGGCGCGACGCATGGCTACTCGATGCAGAACGCGGTCTACAGCCTGGGCGCCTACTCGCTGGAGCCTGGCGAGGCGCTGGTGATCACGACGCGTCATCCGCGGTGCCGGTTCTGGAACCTGACGGTGTGGAACCAGTACATGGCCGCGACCGACCTCGAATATGGCCGTGCCGGAATCAATTCCGGCTTGGCGGCCGCCAACAGCGACGGCACCGTCACCATCGTGATCAGCCGCGAGGCACTCGGGCATCCCAATGCCATCTCCACCAAGGACCACCCGGAGGGGTTGCTGTCGTTCCGCTGGTTTCACGCCGACGAGCTGCCCGAGCAGCCGGAGACGGCCGTCGTCGCCGCGGCCGACGCGCCGCGGCAGCTGACCTAGCCTGCCGAGCAGACGCAGAATCGCACTAAGTTCGGCGACTTCGTGCGATTCTGCGTCTGCTCGCCGCGGACCGCGGCGGCGTCATCACCACAGGCCCGATCCAGTGCCGGAGCACGGCGCGCAGCTCGGTCGCGGTGCGCGGTGGCTGTGAGGGAACCAGCACCATGGACTGGATGAGGCGAAGCAGGTACTCGACCAGGACGTCGAAGTCCTTGCCGCGGTAACCCAGGGCCGCCCAGTCGATCCCGGTGTGCTCCAACAACACTCGCGATCGCGCGGTCGATTCGCCCATCACCATCTGCTGGCTCGTCAGGCGCGTCCGGTCCGTTTCCAGCAGGGTCATCAACAGCGGTTCCTGAGGGAGGCGCTCGACGAGGTAGGCCACCGCCTCGACGAGCAGGTCCACCGGGTCGTCGATGCCCGACGTCAGGTCGGCGATCCGGGCGGTCCATCCGCCCAGGGCGACGTCGCTGGCCGCGGTCACCAGCTCGTCGATGGTGGCGAAGTAGCGATAGACCGTGGGACGGGTGACGCCGAGGTCACCGGCGATGGTGGACAGGCTGGTGCCATGCGGACCGCGGCGCTCCATGCTCCGGATGGCCGCGTCGACGATGCGCTTGCGCGCGTCCTCGTCGTCGGCCGGAGGCGCGCCGCCCCACCCTTTCCTGCCCATGATGTGAAGACCTCACCCCGTTCACCGCTGAATCACCCAATCATACAACGGTTCCGGAATTGTCAAATCATGTCGGCGCGGGGGCGAAGGGATCTATCGAAATACTGTGCTACACAGTATCTTTGGAGAGAACTCAGAGCAGGGCCTGTTGCCACGACAGGACACGTCGGGCCAGTTCGGGGCCGCGGTCCTCCTGAATGAAATGACTGGCGTTGATGCGGGCGTGCGGCTGGCCCGCGGCGCCCGGGATGTGCTTGATCAGCGGGGTGTCCGCCTGCCCGAGGATGGGGTCGCGGGCGCCGAAGATCGCCAGGAAGGGTTTTTCCCAGCGGCCGAGCGCCTCCCACGCCTTCCTGTTGGCCGGGATCGCCGGGTCGGCGGGCGAGGTGGGGACCAACTGGGGGAACGCCCGGGCCCCGGCTTGATACGTCTTGTCGGGGAAGGGGGCGTCGTACCCGGCCCGCACCTTCGACGACACCCGGCGGACCGTCCCGGCCCCCACGATGCGCCCCGCGGGCAGCACGGGGGAGTAGCGCGCAAAGGCACGCCAGGCGTGGAAGGCGGGCGGGGTGCGCCGTTGCGCGGTCGGCAGGAAACCGTTGGCCACCACCAGCCTCCCGACACGGTCGGGCTGCTCGGCGGCGATGCGCAGCCCGATCAGCGATCCCCAGTCCTGCACGAGCAGCGTGACATCCCAGAGGTTGAGGTGCTCGAACCACGAGATCACCCATTCCACGTGCCGCTGGTAGGTGTAATCCTCGATCCGGCTGGGCTTGTCCGACCGGCCGAAACCGATCAGGTCGGGCGCCAGCACCCGGTTACCGGCGTCGGTCAGGGGCGTGATCATGGAGCGGTATAGATAGCTCCACGTGGGCTCGCCGTGCAGCAGCACGATCGGCGGCCCTTCGATCGGCCCCTCGTCGAGATAGTGCATGCGCAGCGGCCGGGTGTCGCTTGCCGTGACGTCGAGATAATGCGCTACGAACGGGTAGCCCTCCAGGTTTTCGAAACGGGAGTCCGGGGTTCGCAGCACATGCATATCAGCTCCTCCGGTGAACCGGCACCTCTGCTAGCCTCTCTCGCCGACGCGCATTCGTCTAGTGGGAGATTCATTGAGCTGGGCCGCGCAGGCCACTAAACTGGCTTGTTCATGGCAATTCGGCGCGCGGTTCTGCTCATAGCCGACATCGGCGGTTACACGCATTACATGCAGTGGAACCGGACGCACCTTGCCCACGCCCAGCTGACGGTCGCGGGCCTTTTGGAGTCGGTCATCAACGCTGCCAAGGGGCTGAAACTGGCCAAGCTCGAGGGCGACGCCGCGTTCTTCTGGGCACCGGACACCAACGCCAAAGTGGTGGTGTGCGAGCGGCTGTCACGGATGCGCACGTCGTTCCTGGAGCGACGGGAGCGGATGAAAAACGACATCGCCTGCCAGTGCGCGAGTTGCGAACAGCTCGAGAAGCTGTCGCTGAAATTCGTCGTGCACGTGGGCGAGGTGGCGGATCAGAGGGTGAAACGCCATGTCGAACTGGCCGGCTTCGATGTGATCCTGGTGCACCGAATGCTGAAAAACATGGTGCCGGTAGCCGAATACGTACTCATGACCGATCCCGTCGCGGAATGCCTCGACGAGTCGATGCGTGGGCTGTGCACACCGATGCTGCACGTGTTCGACGGCATCGGCGAAACGTCGACGCACTACATCGACCTCGCGACGTTGCAGGTCCCCGCCGTGGAACCCGGGCGCAGTCTCTTGCGCCGGCTCGGCGCGACGATGAAGTTCGAGTTCAACACCCTGCCGTTCACCCTGGGCCTGCGGGAGCCCGCCGAAGGGTTCCGCAACTTGGGGCGAGGGACCGAAGAAATCTCCGCGTAGCCCTGCGCCGCTATCGGGCCCCGGCGAGAGCGCGGCCCATGCGGGATACCGCCTCGGTGAGAATGGCGCGCGAGGTGGCGAAGTTCAGCCTGACGTGCCCGGCCCCGCCGGTGCCGAACACGTGGCCGGAGCTGAGCGCCACCCGGGCGTGATCGAGGAACCAGCGGGCCGGTCCGGACAGGTCGGCCACGACCGCGAGGCCGTCGCTTTCCTCTTCGTCGATGCCGAGAGCCCGGCAGTCCAGCCACGCGAGGTAAGTCCCTTGTGGCCATAGGTATTTCACGCTGGGCAGCTGCTCGGCGACCAACTCGCCCAGCAGCTTCCGGTTCGCGTCGAGGCCATCCAGCGTCGCGTCGAGCCAGTCGGCGCCGCTGCGGAACGCCTCGGCGTGCGCGATCACGCCGAGATGGCTGGCGCCATGACTGACCTCCTCCGGCATCCGGCTCAGGTCGGCGGATGCCTCCGGCCCGGCGATCGCCACCGCCGCCTTCAGTCCGGACAGATTCCAGGCCTTGGACGCCGACGTCAGGGCGAAGGCGTTCTCGGCTCCGGGGACGGTCAGGAAGGGGGTGAACCGCGATCCCGGCAGAATGACGGGCGCGTGGATCTCGTCGGACACCACCCGGACGCCGTATCCGCGCGCGAGCTCGGCGACCGTGCGCAGCTCCTCGGGGGTGTGCACCGTGCCGGTCGGGTTGTGCGGATTGCACAACAGGTAGGCGACTTTCGCGTCCTTGCCGGCGCCGGCGCGGGCTCGGGAAAAGGCCTCCGCCAACGCGCCCAGATCGATGCGCCCCTCGGCGAGCGGCGCTTCGATCACCCGGCGGCCGTCGTGCGCCACGAACGCGTAAAACGGTGCGTACACAGGGGGATTGACGACGACGGCGTCACCGCGATCGGTGACCAAACGCAAGACCTCGACGATGCCGAGCATGACGTCGGGAACGAGCGTGGTGCGGCCCACGTCCAGGTCATCCCAGTTCCAGTGGCGCGCCGCGAAGCCGCTGACCGCCTCCGCCAGCGCCGTGCCGCAGGGGTATCCGGTGTCGCCGTTGGCCACGGCCCTGTGCAGCGCCTCGGCCACCGTCGGCGGCAGGTTGACGTCCATCTCGGCGACCCACAGCGGCAGGACGTCGGCGGGATGCGCCCGCCATTTCATGCTGGTGCGAAGCCGCAATTGATCGAGCGTGAGCTCCTCGAAGGGATTAAATGTCACTCGGGCAGATTATGTGGCGAACGCGTGCTGCGGAATCGTCAACGGCAGGTCGACCGAGCTGAGCAATCCCGGTTCCGCGGCAACCACATACGGCACGGCGTTGACGACGCGCATCGCGGTGGCGACCATGGCGCCCGCCCCCGAGGTCATGCTGGCGATCCCGGCCCGGCCGGGATCCCGCAGCGTGGCCGCCAGGGTGCAGTCGAGGTCGGGGTCGCCGGTGATCACGACGCGATAGGACAGATCGCCGATCCCGGTGGGCCAGTCGGGGGCGACGTCGTGGGCGAGGCGGGTGACGTGCTCGATGACGATGGCCTCGCGGCCGTCGACCACCCCGATCGCCTGCATCCGCAGAGCGCCACAGGTTCCGGCCTCGACGGTGCCCATCGCGACTTCCAGCGTCCGGTTGGTGACGGCGCGATCGAAACTCTCGCGGACCTCCTGGACTTCGACCCCCAGGGCGTCGGCGATCAAGCGGATCTGGCCCTGCCATTCGCCGGCGATCGCGCCGGGATAGCTGATCCAGGGTTGGTAGTCGAGCGGGCGGCCGAAACCCAGCGCGTCGCTCATGATGTCGGGAACGCCGTAGTCGTCGTAGAGGCCGATCTCGAACGAGTGGATCTTTTCGATGACTGACGACTGGGTGGACAGCACCAGGGGCAGGTAGTCGGCGGCGAAGCCCGGCTCAATCCCCGACGCGTACAGCGACGCCTGGCCCCGTTTGGCGGCGGCGTCCAGTTGGTCGCGCCACTCCGCGGGTTCGTAGGCGTGCGGGTTGACCAGCCGCGTGGTGCTGGTCGTGACGACGTTGATCCCGGCTTCGAGCAGCTTGACGTAGTCCGGGATGGCCAGCGCGTCGCGCTCCGGGCCGCTGGCCGCGTAGATGACGCAGTCGGGCTTCAGTGCGATCAGCCCGTCGGCGTCGTTGGTGGCCGCTAGGCCGATCGGCTCGCCGCCGGCCAGTTCGCCCGCGTCCTTGCCGACCTTGTCGTCCGAGTGCACCCAGACGCCGGCCAGTTCCAGATTGGGGCGCCGCGACAGGGCGCGGATGGCGATCGAGCCGATGCCGCCGGTCGCCCACACCACCACGCGATGAGTTGTCATCTGGTTTCTCC
The sequence above is drawn from the Mycobacterium marseillense genome and encodes:
- a CDS encoding DUF1214 domain-containing protein is translated as MTTSPASAAWRELLTAFADFENLFLDGPKAVRGELAVAEGYQFLATMLGLSLDVTLFSDPVAPRFLDLLTPFRHDRRWGGDNSDAYYSYAVVDPHRTYRVSGTPNGSAMYSVAVYNEPEPGAWPNRTLGVLYDEDMPLDDDGRFSCVLGASRPVGYDGPFIDLGDDGHGVLTRDYHEDPARSRRVDWAIEVIDHGGRPVAPAKTEESVAHSLRSALRYAQDMFALVPLVLQERKPAELADGQNLFHNTFAPPYRAGGATHGYSMQNAVYSLGAYSLEPGEALVITTRHPRCRFWNLTVWNQYMAATDLEYGRAGINSGLAAANSDGTVTIVISREALGHPNAISTKDHPEGLLSFRWFHADELPEQPETAVVAAADAPRQLT
- a CDS encoding DUF2652 domain-containing protein, which translates into the protein MAIRRAVLLIADIGGYTHYMQWNRTHLAHAQLTVAGLLESVINAAKGLKLAKLEGDAAFFWAPDTNAKVVVCERLSRMRTSFLERRERMKNDIACQCASCEQLEKLSLKFVVHVGEVADQRVKRHVELAGFDVILVHRMLKNMVPVAEYVLMTDPVAECLDESMRGLCTPMLHVFDGIGETSTHYIDLATLQVPAVEPGRSLLRRLGATMKFEFNTLPFTLGLREPAEGFRNLGRGTEEISA
- a CDS encoding MalY/PatB family protein; this translates as MKWRAHPADVLPLWVAEMDVNLPPTVAEALHRAVANGDTGYPCGTALAEAVSGFAARHWNWDDLDVGRTTLVPDVMLGIVEVLRLVTDRGDAVVVNPPVYAPFYAFVAHDGRRVIEAPLAEGRIDLGALAEAFSRARAGAGKDAKVAYLLCNPHNPTGTVHTPEELRTVAELARGYGVRVVSDEIHAPVILPGSRFTPFLTVPGAENAFALTSASKAWNLSGLKAAVAIAGPEASADLSRMPEEVSHGASHLGVIAHAEAFRSGADWLDATLDGLDANRKLLGELVAEQLPSVKYLWPQGTYLAWLDCRALGIDEEESDGLAVVADLSGPARWFLDHARVALSSGHVFGTGGAGHVRLNFATSRAILTEAVSRMGRALAGAR
- a CDS encoding dihydrodipicolinate reductase, coding for MTTHRVVVWATGGIGSIAIRALSRRPNLELAGVWVHSDDKVGKDAGELAGGEPIGLAATNDADGLIALKPDCVIYAASGPERDALAIPDYVKLLEAGINVVTTSTTRLVNPHAYEPAEWRDQLDAAAKRGQASLYASGIEPGFAADYLPLVLSTQSSVIEKIHSFEIGLYDDYGVPDIMSDALGFGRPLDYQPWISYPGAIAGEWQGQIRLIADALGVEVQEVRESFDRAVTNRTLEVAMGTVEAGTCGALRMQAIGVVDGREAIVIEHVTRLAHDVAPDWPTGIGDLSYRVVITGDPDLDCTLAATLRDPGRAGIASMTSGAGAMVATAMRVVNAVPYVVAAEPGLLSSVDLPLTIPQHAFAT
- a CDS encoding TetR/AcrR family transcriptional regulator, which produces MGRKGWGGAPPADDEDARKRIVDAAIRSMERRGPHGTSLSTIAGDLGVTRPTVYRYFATIDELVTAASDVALGGWTARIADLTSGIDDPVDLLVEAVAYLVERLPQEPLLMTLLETDRTRLTSQQMVMGESTARSRVLLEHTGIDWAALGYRGKDFDVLVEYLLRLIQSMVLVPSQPPRTATELRAVLRHWIGPVVMTPPRSAASRRRIARSRRT
- a CDS encoding haloalkane dehalogenase — its product is MHVLRTPDSRFENLEGYPFVAHYLDVTASDTRPLRMHYLDEGPIEGPPIVLLHGEPTWSYLYRSMITPLTDAGNRVLAPDLIGFGRSDKPSRIEDYTYQRHVEWVISWFEHLNLWDVTLLVQDWGSLIGLRIAAEQPDRVGRLVVANGFLPTAQRRTPPAFHAWRAFARYSPVLPAGRIVGAGTVRRVSSKVRAGYDAPFPDKTYQAGARAFPQLVPTSPADPAIPANRKAWEALGRWEKPFLAIFGARDPILGQADTPLIKHIPGAAGQPHARINASHFIQEDRGPELARRVLSWQQALL